In a single window of the Bacillus clarus genome:
- a CDS encoding 2-oxoacid:acceptor oxidoreductase subunit alpha: MISQLSWKVGGQQGEGIESTGEIFCIALNRLGYYLYGYRHFSSRIKGGHTNNKIRVSTTEVRAISDDLDILIAFDQETIDFNFHELRPGGIVVADAKFNPTIPDNTDVNLYVIPFTDIASELGTSLMKNMVAVGASSAVLGLDETAYLEVVEEIFGRKGEQVVQKNMEAIKRGSQYMKELLGEKVNMMQLEKADGQKRMFMIGNDAIAFGAVAGGARFMSAYPITPASEIMEYLIKKLPKVGGTVIQTEDEIAACTMAIGANYAGVRTLTASAGPGLSLMMEAIGLAGITETPLVIVDTQRGGPSTGLPTKQEQSDLMAMIYGTHGEIPKIVMAPSTVEEAFYDIVEAFNLAEEYQVPVIFLTDLQLSLGKQTVEPLKLDKVEIRRGKLDLQAELPERENKAYFKRYEVTEDGISPRVLPGMKNGVHHVTGVEHDETGKPSESALNRKDQMDKRFRKMANLKFNTPVYKNAKYDDADVLLVGFNSTRGAIEEAMQRLEQEGLKVNHAHVRLIHPFPTAEIDPLVKSAKRIVVVENNATGQLANIMKMNLGNGEKISSLLKYDGNPFLPKEIYNECKKGVVLNGNI, from the coding sequence ATGATTAGTCAACTTTCATGGAAAGTTGGAGGCCAACAAGGTGAAGGAATTGAAAGTACAGGGGAGATCTTCTGTATTGCATTAAACCGATTAGGATATTACCTATACGGTTACCGCCACTTCTCATCACGTATTAAAGGCGGCCATACAAATAATAAAATTCGCGTAAGTACAACAGAAGTACGCGCGATATCAGATGATTTAGATATTTTAATTGCATTTGATCAAGAAACAATTGATTTTAACTTCCACGAACTACGTCCAGGTGGAATTGTTGTTGCGGATGCGAAATTTAATCCGACAATACCTGATAATACAGATGTAAATCTATATGTGATACCGTTTACAGATATCGCTTCAGAATTAGGTACATCATTAATGAAAAACATGGTTGCTGTTGGAGCATCTAGTGCGGTATTGGGATTAGACGAAACAGCTTATTTAGAAGTTGTTGAAGAAATTTTCGGTCGTAAAGGTGAGCAAGTCGTTCAAAAGAATATGGAAGCTATTAAACGTGGCTCTCAATATATGAAAGAATTGCTTGGTGAAAAAGTAAACATGATGCAGCTTGAAAAGGCTGATGGGCAAAAGCGTATGTTTATGATTGGGAACGATGCAATTGCATTTGGCGCAGTAGCTGGTGGTGCTCGTTTTATGTCTGCATATCCAATTACGCCTGCGTCTGAAATTATGGAATACTTAATTAAAAAACTGCCAAAAGTAGGCGGGACGGTTATCCAAACTGAAGATGAAATTGCTGCTTGTACAATGGCTATCGGTGCAAACTATGCTGGTGTTCGTACATTAACAGCATCTGCTGGACCTGGCCTTTCGTTAATGATGGAAGCAATCGGATTAGCTGGTATTACAGAAACACCGTTAGTTATTGTTGATACACAGCGCGGTGGCCCAAGTACTGGTTTACCGACAAAACAAGAACAGTCGGATCTAATGGCGATGATTTATGGAACACATGGTGAAATTCCAAAAATCGTAATGGCGCCAAGTACTGTTGAAGAAGCATTCTACGATATTGTAGAAGCATTTAACTTAGCGGAAGAATATCAAGTACCTGTTATCTTCTTAACAGATTTACAGCTTTCTTTAGGTAAACAAACAGTGGAACCACTTAAGTTAGATAAAGTTGAAATTCGTCGTGGTAAGCTTGATTTACAAGCAGAATTACCAGAACGTGAAAATAAAGCGTACTTCAAGCGCTATGAAGTAACAGAAGATGGCATTTCACCACGTGTTTTACCTGGTATGAAAAATGGTGTTCACCATGTTACAGGTGTAGAGCATGATGAAACTGGTAAGCCATCTGAATCAGCGTTAAATCGTAAAGATCAAATGGACAAACGTTTCCGTAAAATGGCGAACTTGAAATTTAATACCCCTGTTTACAAAAATGCTAAGTATGATGATGCCGATGTATTGTTAGTTGGCTTTAACTCTACTCGTGGTGCGATCGAAGAAGCAATGCAACGTTTAGAGCAGGAAGGGTTGAAAGTAAACCACGCTCATGTGCGTTTAATTCATCCATTCCCAACAGCTGAAATCGATCCACTTGTAAAGAGTGCAAAACGTATTGTTGTAGTAGAGAATAATGCAACTGGTCAACTTGCTAACATTATGAAGATGAATCTTGGCAATGGTGAGAAGATTTCTAGTCTGTTAAAATATGACGGAAATCCATTCTTACCAAAAGAGATTTACAACGAATGCAAAAAAGGGGTTGTATTAAATGGCAACATTTAA